From a single Serratia surfactantfaciens genomic region:
- a CDS encoding glycosyl hydrolase family 18 protein: MSTRKAVIGYYFIPTNQINNYTESDTSIVPFPVSNITPAKAKQLTHINFSFLDINSNLECAWDPATNDAKARDVVKRLTALKAHNPNLRIMFSIGGWYYSNDLGVSHANYVNAVKTPASRTKFAQSCVRIMKDYGFDGVDIDWEYPQAAEVDGFIAALQEIRTLLNQQTVADGRQALPYQLTIAGAGGAFFLSRYYSKLAQIVAPLDYINLMTYDLAGPWEKITNHQAALFGDAAGPTFYNALREANLGWSWEELTRAFPSPFSLTVDAAVQQHLMMEGVPSAKIVMGVPFYGRAFKGVSGGNGGQYSSHSTPGEDPYPSTDYWLVGCEECVRDKDPRIASYRQLEQMLQGNYGYQRLWNDKTKTPYLYHAQNGLFVTYDDAESFKYKAKYIKQQQLGGVMFWHLGQDNRNGDLLAALDRYFNAADYDDSQLDMGTGLRYTGVGPGNLPIMTAPAYVPGTIYAQGALVSYQGYVWQTKWGYITSAPGSDSAWLKVGRVA; the protein is encoded by the coding sequence ATGTCCACACGCAAAGCCGTTATTGGGTATTATTTTATTCCAACCAACCAAATCAATAATTACACCGAGTCCGATACCTCCATCGTGCCATTCCCGGTATCCAACATCACGCCGGCCAAAGCCAAACAGCTGACGCACATCAACTTCTCTTTCCTGGATATCAACAGCAACCTGGAATGCGCCTGGGATCCGGCCACCAACGACGCCAAAGCGCGCGATGTGGTCAAGCGCCTGACCGCGCTCAAAGCGCACAACCCCAACCTGCGCATCATGTTCTCCATCGGCGGCTGGTACTACTCCAACGATCTGGGCGTGTCGCACGCCAACTACGTCAACGCGGTGAAAACCCCGGCGTCGCGCACCAAGTTCGCCCAATCCTGCGTACGCATCATGAAGGATTACGGCTTCGACGGCGTGGACATCGACTGGGAGTATCCGCAAGCGGCAGAAGTGGACGGCTTCATCGCCGCGCTGCAAGAGATCCGCACCCTGCTGAATCAGCAAACCGTCGCTGACGGCCGCCAGGCGCTGCCGTATCAGTTGACCATCGCCGGCGCCGGCGGCGCCTTCTTCCTGTCGCGCTATTACAGCAAGCTGGCGCAGATCGTCGCGCCGCTCGATTACATCAACCTGATGACCTACGATCTGGCCGGCCCCTGGGAGAAGATCACCAACCACCAGGCGGCGCTGTTCGGCGACGCGGCCGGGCCGACCTTCTACAATGCGCTGCGCGAAGCCAATCTGGGCTGGAGCTGGGAAGAGCTGACCCGCGCCTTCCCCAGCCCGTTCAGCCTGACGGTCGATGCCGCGGTGCAGCAACACCTGATGATGGAAGGGGTGCCGAGCGCCAAAATCGTGATGGGCGTGCCGTTTTACGGCCGCGCCTTCAAGGGCGTCAGCGGCGGCAACGGCGGGCAATACAGCAGCCACAGCACGCCGGGCGAAGATCCGTATCCGAGCACCGACTACTGGCTGGTGGGCTGCGAAGAGTGTGTGCGCGACAAGGATCCGCGCATCGCGTCCTATCGCCAGCTGGAGCAGATGCTGCAGGGCAACTACGGCTATCAGCGGTTGTGGAACGACAAGACCAAAACCCCTTACCTGTATCATGCGCAGAACGGGCTGTTCGTCACCTATGACGACGCCGAGAGCTTCAAATACAAAGCGAAGTACATCAAGCAGCAGCAGCTGGGCGGCGTGATGTTCTGGCATCTGGGGCAAGACAACCGCAACGGCGATCTGCTGGCCGCGCTGGATCGCTATTTCAACGCCGCGGACTACGACGACAGCCAGCTGGATATGGGCACCGGCCTGCGCTACACCGGCGTCGGCCCCGGCAACCTGCCTATCATGACGGCGCCGGCCTACGTGCCGGGCACCATTTACGCGCAGGGCGCGCTGGTGTCCTATCAGGGTTACGTCTGGCAGACCAAGTGGGGGTACATCACCTCTGCGCCGGGTTCAGACAGCGCCTGGCTGAAGGTGGGCCGCGTGGCGTAA